The following are from one region of the Pelagibius sp. CAU 1746 genome:
- the rplS gene encoding 50S ribosomal protein L19 produces the protein MNLIEQIESEQIGKLTAEGEPPVFAPGDTLRVNVKVVEGTRERIQAFEGVCIARRNRGLNSAFTVRKLSYGEGVERVFPLYSPRIDSIEVVRRGDVRRAKLYYLRGRTGKAARIREQTTGHSGKLEAAAREEAAQAKAERSKAAKAEG, from the coding sequence ATGAACCTCATCGAACAGATCGAGAGCGAGCAGATTGGCAAGCTGACCGCCGAGGGCGAGCCGCCGGTCTTCGCTCCGGGCGACACCCTGCGCGTCAACGTGAAGGTTGTCGAGGGCACGCGCGAGCGCATCCAGGCTTTCGAGGGCGTCTGCATCGCGCGCCGCAACCGCGGCCTGAACTCGGCCTTCACCGTGCGCAAGCTGTCCTACGGCGAAGGCGTCGAGCGCGTCTTCCCGCTCTACAGCCCGCGGATCGACTCCATCGAGGTGGTGCGCCGCGGCGACGTGCGCCGCGCCAAGCTCTACTACCTGCGGGGCCGCACCGGTAAGGCCGCGCGCATCCGCGAGCAGACCACCGGCCACAGCGGCAAGCTGGAGGCCGCGGCGCGCGAGGAAGCCGCCCAGGCCAAGGCCGAGAGAAGCAAGGCGGCGAAGGCCGAGGGCTAA
- the leuC gene encoding 3-isopropylmalate dehydratase large subunit yields the protein MSAPRTLFDKIWDSHVVERQDDGTCLIYIDRHLVHEVTSPQAFEGLRLAGRKVRHPEATLAVPDHNVPTTDRSKGIEDEESRIQVETLEKNCADFGVPIFDMNDHRQGIVHIIGPEQGFTLPGMTIVCGDSHTATHGAFGALAFGIGTSEVEHVLATQTLIQSPAKNMRITVEGALPLGITAKDLILAIIGKIGTAGGTGHVIEYAGQAVRDLSMEGRMTVCNMSIEGGARAGLIAPDETTFDYVKGRAMAPKAGAFEQALTYWRSLPSDEGARYDKEIALAVSEIDPQVTWGTSPEDVVAVTGRVPNPESARDENKRQAMIRALEYMGLQADMPVTDIRIDKVFVGSCTNGRIEDLREAAAVAEGRKVAEGVQALVVPGSGLVKEQAEQEGLDKVFLEAGFEWREPGCSMCLAMNADRLQPGERCASTSNRNFEGRQGRGGRTHLVSPGMAAAAAVKGHLTDVRDL from the coding sequence ATGTCCGCGCCGCGTACGCTATTTGACAAGATCTGGGACAGCCATGTGGTGGAGCGCCAGGATGACGGGACCTGCCTGATCTACATCGACCGCCACCTGGTTCACGAGGTGACCTCGCCCCAGGCCTTCGAGGGATTGCGCCTGGCCGGGCGCAAGGTGCGCCACCCCGAGGCGACGCTGGCGGTGCCGGACCATAACGTGCCGACCACCGACCGCTCCAAGGGCATCGAAGACGAGGAAAGCCGTATCCAGGTCGAGACGCTGGAGAAGAACTGCGCCGACTTCGGCGTGCCGATCTTCGACATGAACGACCACCGCCAGGGCATCGTCCACATCATCGGCCCGGAGCAGGGCTTCACCCTGCCGGGCATGACCATCGTCTGCGGCGACAGCCACACCGCCACCCACGGCGCCTTCGGTGCGCTGGCCTTCGGCATCGGCACCTCCGAGGTGGAGCATGTGCTGGCCACCCAGACGCTGATCCAGTCGCCGGCCAAGAACATGCGCATCACGGTCGAGGGCGCCCTGCCGCTCGGCATCACCGCCAAGGATCTGATCCTCGCGATCATCGGCAAGATCGGCACCGCCGGCGGCACCGGCCACGTCATCGAGTACGCCGGCCAGGCGGTCCGCGACCTCTCCATGGAAGGCCGCATGACGGTCTGTAACATGTCGATCGAGGGCGGCGCCCGGGCCGGGCTCATCGCGCCGGACGAAACCACCTTCGACTACGTCAAGGGCCGCGCCATGGCTCCCAAGGCCGGCGCCTTCGAACAGGCGCTGACCTATTGGCGCTCGCTGCCTTCCGACGAGGGTGCGCGCTACGACAAGGAAATCGCCCTCGCGGTCTCCGAGATCGATCCGCAGGTCACCTGGGGCACCAGCCCCGAGGACGTGGTGGCGGTCACCGGGCGCGTGCCCAACCCTGAATCGGCGCGCGACGAGAACAAGCGCCAGGCCATGATCCGCGCTCTGGAATACATGGGCCTGCAAGCCGACATGCCGGTCACCGACATCAGGATCGACAAGGTCTTCGTCGGCTCCTGCACCAACGGGCGCATCGAGGATCTGCGCGAGGCGGCGGCGGTGGCCGAGGGCCGCAAGGTGGCCGAGGGCGTGCAGGCCCTGGTCGTGCCGGGCTCCGGCCTGGTGAAGGAGCAGGCCGAGCAGGAGGGCTTGGACAAGGTCTTCCTGGAGGCCGGCTTCGAATGGCGCGAGCCGGGCTGTTCCATGTGCCTGGCGATGAACGCCGACCGGCTGCAGCCGGGCGAGCGCTGCGCCTCCACCTCCAACCGCAACTTCGAAGGACGCCAGGGCCGCGGCGGGCGCACCCACCTGGTGAGCCCCGGCATGGCGGCGGCGGCGGCGGTGAAGGGCCACCTCACCGACGTGCGGGACCTGTAG
- a CDS encoding sterol desaturase family protein — translation MTDFLLANEAILRIALFLGVLGILALAEAALPRRRREIPRLLRWTGNLGIVVLDTVILRLVFPVVAVGLALTAEARGWGFFNVFEVPGWLAFIASVVLLDLAIYLQHVMFHAVPALWRLHRMHHADLEFDVTTGLRFHPLEILLSMGIKLAVVAALGPPAVAVLVFEVLLNATAMFNHSNLKLPPALDRVLRRVVVTPDMHRVHHSIHPDETNSNFGFNLPWWDRLLGTYRDQPRDGHEAMTIGIEQFRTRRDLWLDRMLIQPWRGPASGYPINRRGG, via the coding sequence ATGACCGACTTCCTGCTGGCCAACGAAGCCATACTGCGAATCGCCTTGTTCCTGGGCGTACTGGGAATCCTGGCGCTGGCCGAAGCGGCGCTGCCGCGCCGCCGGCGCGAGATCCCGCGCCTCCTCCGCTGGACCGGCAACCTCGGCATCGTCGTGCTCGATACCGTGATCCTGCGCCTCGTCTTTCCGGTGGTCGCCGTGGGTTTGGCCCTGACGGCCGAGGCGCGCGGCTGGGGCTTCTTCAACGTCTTCGAGGTTCCGGGCTGGCTCGCCTTCATCGCCTCGGTGGTGCTGCTGGACCTCGCCATCTATCTGCAGCACGTGATGTTCCACGCCGTGCCGGCGCTGTGGCGGCTGCACCGCATGCACCATGCCGACCTGGAATTCGACGTCACCACCGGCCTGCGCTTTCATCCGCTCGAGATCCTGCTGTCGATGGGTATCAAGCTCGCCGTGGTCGCTGCGTTGGGGCCGCCGGCCGTGGCCGTGCTGGTCTTCGAGGTGCTGCTGAACGCCACGGCCATGTTCAATCATTCGAACCTCAAGCTGCCGCCGGCGCTGGACCGCGTGCTGCGCCGGGTCGTCGTGACCCCCGACATGCACCGGGTCCACCACTCCATCCACCCGGACGAGACCAACAGCAACTTCGGCTTCAATCTGCCCTGGTGGGACCGGCTGCTCGGCACCTACCGGGACCAGCCGCGCGATGGCCACGAGGCCATGACCATCGGCATCGAGCAGTTCCGCACGCGCCGCGATCTCTGGCTCGACCGCATGCTGATCCAGCCGTGGCGGGGGCCCGCAAGCGGCTATCCCATCAACCGGCGAGGCGGCTAG
- a CDS encoding HD domain-containing protein codes for MADTFRSASVNGIAVPDSYLGRAITEFVRDTESELLFNHSSRVFFFGALAGQQRNLTCNLELLYAATMFHDIGLMPSHSSENLRFEVDGANAARAFLQSYNVDPSDIEKVWTGIALHTTPGVPEFMHPVVALTTAGVEMDVLGLTYDQYSDSIRDAVVAAFPRAPHFKEDIIQAFYDGIKHKPHTTFGNVKADVIADKSPDFHYGNFCSVIRCSHWEA; via the coding sequence ATGGCTGACACTTTTCGCTCTGCGAGCGTCAACGGAATAGCGGTCCCCGATAGCTACCTTGGCCGCGCCATTACCGAGTTTGTTCGAGATACTGAAAGCGAGCTCCTGTTCAATCATTCCAGCCGCGTCTTCTTTTTTGGCGCGCTTGCCGGACAGCAGCGGAACCTCACCTGCAACCTCGAACTGCTTTATGCGGCGACGATGTTTCATGATATCGGGCTTATGCCTTCGCACAGCAGCGAGAACCTCCGCTTCGAAGTCGATGGCGCCAATGCTGCGCGCGCCTTTCTTCAAAGCTACAATGTTGATCCATCAGATATTGAAAAAGTCTGGACCGGCATCGCGCTGCACACCACTCCCGGTGTACCCGAGTTTATGCATCCGGTGGTGGCGCTGACCACGGCGGGCGTGGAGATGGATGTGCTCGGCCTGACCTACGATCAGTACTCCGATAGTATTCGCGATGCAGTCGTTGCTGCATTTCCGAGAGCGCCGCACTTCAAGGAAGACATCATTCAAGCATTCTACGACGGGATCAAACACAAGCCCCACACAACGTTTGGAAACGTTAAGGCCGACGTGATCGCAGACAAAAGCCCAGATTTCCATTACGGAAATTTCTGCTCCGTCATCCGCTGTTCTCACTGGGAGGCTTAG
- a CDS encoding GlxA family transcriptional regulator, with the protein MPTKDVALIIHEGVQCLDVAGPLDVFAEANRFLNEDDGYRCLVLAETTALIQGSNGMSLAAHCSFEEAARVFHTVLVAGGPTLAERHRDESMVAWLQEWGVRAERYGSICTGAFILGHAGLLDGRLVTTHWQNADSLQNKFPAARVEHDRIFARDGRLVTSAGVTAGIDLALALVREDHGEQVALACAKRLVVVAQRQGGQSQFSPLLLPSSDPMTPLGKVQAYVIEHLSEPFPVERLASIAGTSTRTMARLFVKELGITPHDFIESIRLDHARNLLEATDFALKAIAFDCGFGTPEQMRSVFQRRLGLSPLRYRENFQTTQSLGMR; encoded by the coding sequence ATGCCGACAAAAGACGTTGCACTGATCATCCATGAGGGGGTGCAGTGCCTCGATGTTGCAGGACCACTTGATGTCTTCGCGGAAGCAAATCGCTTTTTGAACGAAGACGATGGCTATCGTTGTCTGGTTCTTGCCGAAACAACTGCGCTCATCCAAGGCTCCAACGGGATGTCTTTAGCTGCGCACTGCAGTTTCGAAGAGGCGGCCCGTGTTTTTCATACTGTTCTTGTTGCCGGTGGGCCGACCTTGGCGGAGCGCCACCGTGATGAAAGCATGGTGGCTTGGCTTCAAGAGTGGGGCGTACGGGCAGAACGATACGGTTCAATATGTACGGGCGCGTTCATCCTTGGCCATGCCGGATTGCTCGACGGCCGACTTGTTACAACGCACTGGCAGAATGCCGACAGTCTCCAGAATAAGTTTCCTGCGGCTCGCGTCGAGCATGATCGTATATTTGCTCGCGATGGTCGTCTTGTGACTTCGGCCGGTGTAACAGCGGGCATCGACCTTGCGTTAGCGCTTGTTAGAGAAGATCACGGCGAACAGGTCGCTCTTGCTTGCGCAAAACGCTTGGTGGTCGTAGCTCAGCGCCAAGGCGGTCAATCCCAATTCAGCCCGCTACTGCTGCCATCAAGTGATCCAATGACACCTTTGGGTAAAGTTCAAGCCTATGTCATTGAGCATTTGAGCGAGCCATTTCCGGTGGAACGCCTTGCCTCCATTGCCGGAACGAGCACGCGCACCATGGCCAGGCTTTTTGTAAAAGAGCTTGGCATCACTCCACACGATTTCATCGAAAGCATTCGTCTGGATCATGCCCGGAATCTACTTGAAGCAACCGACTTCGCGCTTAAAGCGATAGCATTTGACTGCGGTTTCGGCACTCCAGAGCAGATGCGCAGTGTTTTCCAGCGCAGGTTGGGGTTAAGCCCGTTGCGGTATCGTGAAAATTTCCAAACGACGCAGTCTCTGGGGATGCGCTAG
- a CDS encoding L,D-transpeptidase family protein, translating into MLRKAAWVFSLVVMVLAAGAVTLGPRPAAAEALPLALSRELSSGIAAAGTDDEVQTLTVLERFYRARAHRPLWILDDAAGPRAEKLSDLLIAADLDGLDPADYRAGQVKALLGATATEDLARLEVLLSLGLVRYAADLGQGRTTPHVADPELFVFREEVQKADVLTAASEAGDLDSFIDAYRPQTVRYDRQKVALAEYRALALQGGWQPIPEGDTLKPGMSDPRVGLLRQRLRLVGDLKPQNDLAANGGDANFYDAQMETAVKWMQYRHGLAQDGAVGPKTLAELNVPIERRIEQMILNLERRRWMPDDLGQRYIFVNLADFLLKLVDEPRTLLDMPVVVGKPFHRTPIFSHVMTYVEINPYWNVPPSIARNELLPKIQQDVSYLSQNNYVLFSDWSSGATVIDPRSIDWSQVSKASFPYKIRQDSGEGNALGRVKFMFPNRFNIYLHDTPAKSLFSRAERAFSHGCIRVQNPPLLAEHVLSATQGWDRARIEEAIASGERTIVTLSEPLPVHITYLTSWVNKDGSVHFRSDIYERDAALVRALSGSRAGRLR; encoded by the coding sequence ATGCTGCGCAAGGCCGCGTGGGTTTTCTCTTTGGTGGTGATGGTTCTGGCCGCCGGTGCCGTGACGCTGGGGCCGCGTCCCGCGGCTGCCGAGGCCTTGCCGCTGGCGTTGTCCCGGGAATTGAGCAGCGGCATCGCCGCCGCCGGCACCGACGATGAGGTTCAGACCCTCACGGTGCTGGAGCGGTTCTACCGGGCGCGGGCGCATCGTCCGCTGTGGATACTGGATGACGCCGCCGGGCCGCGCGCGGAAAAGCTCTCCGACCTGCTGATCGCCGCCGACCTGGACGGCCTCGACCCCGCCGACTACCGCGCCGGGCAGGTGAAGGCGCTGCTGGGCGCCACGGCGACGGAAGACCTCGCCCGCCTCGAGGTGCTGCTGAGCCTCGGGCTGGTGCGCTACGCCGCCGATCTGGGCCAGGGCCGTACCACGCCGCACGTCGCCGACCCGGAGCTCTTCGTCTTCCGTGAGGAGGTGCAGAAAGCCGACGTTCTGACCGCGGCCTCCGAGGCCGGCGATCTCGACAGCTTCATCGATGCCTACCGGCCGCAGACGGTACGCTACGACCGTCAGAAGGTGGCGCTGGCCGAATACCGGGCCCTGGCCCTGCAGGGCGGCTGGCAGCCGATCCCCGAGGGCGACACCCTGAAGCCGGGCATGAGCGACCCGCGCGTCGGGCTGCTGCGCCAGCGTCTGCGCCTGGTCGGCGACCTGAAGCCGCAGAACGACCTGGCGGCCAACGGCGGCGATGCGAACTTCTACGACGCCCAGATGGAGACGGCGGTCAAGTGGATGCAGTACCGCCACGGCCTGGCCCAGGACGGCGCGGTGGGGCCGAAGACCCTGGCCGAGCTCAACGTGCCCATCGAAAGGCGCATCGAGCAGATGATCCTGAACCTGGAGCGGCGGCGCTGGATGCCCGACGACCTGGGGCAGCGCTACATCTTCGTCAACCTCGCCGACTTCCTGCTGAAGCTGGTCGACGAACCCAGGACCCTGCTGGATATGCCGGTGGTCGTCGGCAAGCCCTTCCACCGCACGCCGATCTTCAGCCACGTCATGACCTATGTGGAGATCAATCCCTACTGGAACGTGCCGCCCTCGATCGCGCGCAACGAACTGCTGCCGAAGATCCAGCAGGACGTCTCCTATCTGTCGCAGAACAACTACGTGCTGTTCAGCGACTGGAGCAGCGGGGCCACGGTGATCGACCCGCGGTCCATCGACTGGTCGCAGGTCAGCAAGGCGAGCTTTCCCTACAAGATCCGCCAGGACTCCGGCGAGGGCAATGCGCTGGGACGGGTGAAGTTCATGTTCCCCAACCGCTTCAACATCTATCTGCACGACACCCCGGCCAAGTCGCTGTTCAGCCGCGCCGAGCGCGCCTTCAGCCACGGCTGCATCCGGGTGCAGAACCCGCCGCTGCTGGCCGAACACGTGCTGTCCGCCACCCAGGGCTGGGACCGGGCGCGCATCGAGGAGGCCATCGCCTCGGGCGAACGCACCATCGTCACCTTGAGCGAGCCGCTGCCGGTGCACATCACCTACCTGACCTCCTGGGTCAACAAGGACGGCAGCGTGCACTTCCGCAGCGACATCTACGAACGCGACGCGGCCCTGGTCCGGGCGCTCTCGGGCTCGCGCGCGGGCCGGCTGCGCTGA
- a CDS encoding DUF882 domain-containing protein, with protein sequence MDLKASPSLLTGALTRRRFLTGTAAGAAALSTVTLLPDLAFAAKELPGTRSLDFHNLHTGEEVGATYLRDGILQPEGLQRLNHALRDWRTGEVWEMDPKLLDLLYALRRRMDSKAPFELISGYRSPKTNATLASNSNGVAKRSLHMRGMATDIRLPERDLKALHKTARALQVGGVGLYSKSGFVHVDTGRVRYWGS encoded by the coding sequence ATGGACCTGAAGGCTTCCCCTTCCTTGCTGACGGGCGCGCTGACGCGCCGCCGTTTTCTCACCGGCACTGCCGCGGGGGCCGCGGCCCTCTCCACCGTGACCCTGCTTCCCGATCTGGCTTTCGCGGCCAAGGAACTGCCGGGCACGCGCAGCCTCGATTTCCACAACCTGCACACCGGGGAAGAAGTCGGCGCGACCTATCTGCGCGACGGCATCCTCCAGCCCGAGGGGCTGCAGCGGCTGAACCACGCGCTGCGCGACTGGCGCACAGGGGAGGTCTGGGAGATGGACCCCAAGCTGCTGGACCTGCTCTACGCCCTGCGCCGGCGGATGGACAGCAAGGCCCCCTTCGAGCTGATTTCCGGCTACCGTTCGCCCAAGACCAACGCCACGCTGGCCTCCAACAGCAACGGCGTGGCCAAGCGCTCCCTGCACATGCGCGGCATGGCCACGGACATCCGCCTGCCCGAGCGCGACCTCAAGGCCCTGCACAAGACGGCGCGCGCCCTGCAGGTCGGCGGCGTCGGCCTGTACAGCAAGTCGGGCTTCGTCCACGTCGACACCGGCCGGGTGCGCTACTGGGGCTCCTGA
- the leuD gene encoding 3-isopropylmalate dehydratase small subunit produces the protein MEKFTTLTGVAAPMPLVNIDTDMIIPKQFLKTVQRTGLSKGLFYEMRFDENGEAKDGFVLDQPAYRNTQILVTGENFGCGSSREHAPWALLDAGIRCVIAPSFADIFYNNCFKNGILPIALPQEQVDLLMDDASRGANAIVTVDLEKQEITGPDGGTIKFDIDPFRKHCLLNGLDDIGLTLQKEDKIAAFEEKRKTAQPWA, from the coding sequence ATGGAAAAGTTCACTACCCTCACCGGGGTCGCTGCCCCCATGCCTCTGGTCAATATCGACACCGATATGATCATCCCGAAGCAGTTCCTGAAGACGGTGCAGCGCACCGGGCTTTCCAAGGGATTGTTCTACGAGATGCGCTTCGACGAGAACGGCGAGGCGAAGGATGGCTTCGTGCTCGACCAGCCGGCCTACCGGAACACCCAGATCCTGGTGACCGGGGAGAACTTCGGCTGCGGCTCCAGCCGCGAGCACGCGCCCTGGGCGCTGCTCGACGCCGGCATCCGCTGCGTCATCGCGCCCAGCTTCGCCGACATCTTCTACAACAACTGCTTCAAGAACGGCATCCTGCCCATCGCCCTGCCGCAGGAGCAGGTGGACCTGCTGATGGACGACGCCTCGCGCGGCGCCAACGCCATCGTCACGGTGGACCTGGAGAAGCAGGAGATCACCGGCCCCGACGGCGGCACCATCAAGTTCGACATCGATCCCTTCCGCAAGCACTGCCTGCTGAACGGCCTGGACGACATCGGCCTGACCTTGCAGAAGGAAGACAAGATCGCCGCCTTCGAGGAGAAGCGGAAGACGGCCCAGCCCTGGGCCTGA
- the leuB gene encoding 3-isopropylmalate dehydrogenase, which translates to MASNKKLLILAGDGIGPEAMTQVRRVVDWMDKRRSVGFDIDEGLVGGAAIDAEGAPVSDATVEKAMNSDAVLLGAVGGPKWDDLPFAQKPERGLLRLRKDMVLFANLRPALCFDALVDASALKPELVSGLDIMIVRELTGGIYFGEPRGIEDLPDGTRRGINTQVYTTPEIQRVARVAFDLAKKRGNRLCSVEKANVMESGVLWREEVTKLGAAEFPEVELSHMYADNCAMQLVRNPKQFDVIVTDNLFGDILSDAAAMLTGSLGMLPSASLGAADAAGRRMALYEPVHGSAPDIAGQNKANPLATLLSFAMMLRYSFDLGDDADLIEQAVQDVLAAGKRTGDIAKPGQPVVSTSEMGDAILAALDQRAA; encoded by the coding sequence ATGGCGTCCAACAAGAAGCTTTTGATCCTGGCCGGCGACGGCATCGGCCCGGAGGCCATGACCCAGGTGCGCCGGGTCGTCGACTGGATGGACAAGCGCCGCTCGGTCGGTTTCGACATCGACGAGGGCCTGGTCGGCGGCGCCGCCATCGACGCCGAGGGCGCGCCGGTCAGCGACGCCACGGTGGAAAAGGCGATGAACTCCGACGCGGTGCTGCTGGGCGCCGTCGGCGGGCCGAAATGGGACGACCTGCCCTTCGCCCAAAAGCCGGAGCGCGGCCTGCTGCGGCTGCGCAAGGACATGGTGCTCTTCGCCAACCTGCGCCCCGCGCTCTGCTTCGATGCCCTGGTCGACGCCTCGGCGCTGAAGCCGGAACTGGTCTCCGGCCTCGACATCATGATCGTGCGTGAGCTGACCGGCGGCATCTACTTCGGCGAGCCGCGCGGCATCGAGGACTTGCCCGACGGCACCCGCCGCGGCATCAACACCCAGGTCTACACCACGCCGGAGATCCAGCGCGTCGCCCGCGTCGCCTTCGACCTGGCCAAGAAGCGCGGCAACCGCCTCTGCTCGGTGGAGAAGGCCAACGTCATGGAGTCCGGCGTGCTGTGGCGCGAGGAGGTGACCAAGCTGGGCGCCGCCGAGTTCCCGGAGGTCGAGCTCAGCCACATGTACGCCGACAACTGCGCCATGCAGCTGGTCCGCAACCCCAAGCAGTTCGACGTCATCGTCACCGACAACCTTTTCGGCGACATCCTGTCGGACGCCGCGGCCATGCTGACCGGCTCGCTGGGCATGCTGCCTTCGGCCTCCCTGGGCGCGGCGGACGCCGCGGGCCGCCGCATGGCGCTCTACGAGCCGGTACACGGTTCGGCCCCGGACATCGCCGGCCAGAACAAGGCCAATCCGCTGGCCACCCTGCTCAGCTTCGCCATGATGCTGCGCTACTCCTTCGACCTGGGCGACGACGCCGATCTCATCGAGCAGGCGGTGCAGGACGTGCTGGCCGCGGGCAAGCGCACCGGCGATATCGCCAAGCCGGGCCAGCCGGTGGTTTCCACCAGCGAGATGGGCGACGCCATCCTGGCCGCTCTCGATCAACGCGCGGCCTGA